The Candidatus Nanosynbacter lyticus genome window below encodes:
- a CDS encoding M48 family metallopeptidase, with the protein MPTITDAEFGEITVRRSHLARQVSLKVAPNGQLRISLPAYTPLLAAKMLIKSSRPRIRELLAEHQQGHYYTQDQSIGKSHHLIIETQSALAEPTIKRSGTRILVKLPSGTDITTPAIQQRIREVVITALRKEARSYLPRRLKFLAEEHGFSYQTIKLTHASSRWGSCSSRGTISLNIALMNLPFELLDYVLIHELAHTRQMNHSDAFWREVAAIDPAYKTHRAALKNHTPHV; encoded by the coding sequence ATGCCAACGATTACTGACGCTGAGTTTGGCGAAATCACGGTGAGGCGCTCGCACTTGGCGCGTCAGGTATCACTAAAGGTCGCGCCAAACGGGCAGCTGCGGATTAGCCTGCCGGCGTATACACCGCTGCTCGCAGCAAAAATGCTTATCAAGTCATCCCGGCCGCGTATTCGCGAGCTCCTGGCTGAGCATCAACAAGGTCACTACTACACGCAGGATCAATCAATCGGTAAAAGCCACCACCTGATTATCGAGACCCAGTCCGCGCTCGCCGAACCCACCATCAAGCGCTCCGGCACCCGCATCCTCGTCAAGCTGCCATCCGGCACCGACATTACTACTCCAGCCATCCAGCAGCGCATTCGCGAAGTCGTCATCACAGCGCTACGCAAGGAAGCCAGAAGTTACCTGCCACGGCGGCTGAAATTCCTGGCTGAGGAACATGGCTTTTCCTATCAAACCATCAAGCTGACGCACGCCTCGAGCCGCTGGGGTAGCTGCTCGTCGCGCGGCACGATTAGCCTGAACATCGCGCTGATGAACCTGCCGTTTGAGTTGCTTGATTATGTGCTGATTCACGAGCTGGCTCACACCCGCCAGATGAATCACTCCGACGCCTTTTGGCGAGAGGTTGCAGCCATCGACCCAGCTTACAAAACGCACCGAGCGGCACTGAAAAACCATACACCGCACGTGTAG
- a CDS encoding AAA family ATPase, protein MKPLQLSSPHIIAMVGVPGAGKSQFAAEFSEMFHAPHLDSGILAALSDDEAAVNYASGALLKELMKTHQTIVFEGATEKRAWRVELAKTARAAGYKILFVWVQTDLATAKMRWLKANDNDEATFDAKIKQFSSPHPSEPCVVISGRHTYNTQARTLLKRLADVRPNTTAAPTQPQAAQADTPKRHPQRPVLSRVRVS, encoded by the coding sequence ATGAAACCTTTGCAACTTTCTTCTCCTCACATCATTGCCATGGTGGGCGTGCCGGGGGCGGGCAAGTCGCAATTCGCGGCTGAGTTTTCTGAGATGTTTCATGCGCCGCATTTGGATTCTGGTATCTTAGCGGCATTATCTGATGATGAGGCGGCTGTTAATTACGCGAGCGGTGCACTACTCAAGGAACTGATGAAGACTCATCAAACCATCGTATTTGAAGGGGCAACGGAGAAGCGAGCCTGGCGGGTTGAGCTCGCCAAGACGGCCCGCGCTGCTGGTTATAAGATTCTCTTTGTCTGGGTACAGACCGACCTAGCGACCGCCAAGATGCGCTGGCTCAAGGCCAACGATAACGACGAGGCAACATTCGACGCTAAGATCAAACAATTCTCATCGCCGCACCCCAGCGAGCCATGCGTCGTCATCAGTGGTCGTCACACTTATAACACCCAAGCGCGCACCTTGCTCAAGCGCCTGGCCGACGTTCGCCCGAATACTACAGCTGCTCCGACCCAGCCGCAAGCCGCCCAGGCTGATACTCCCAAGCGCCATCCGCAACGTCCGGTACTCAGCCGCGTTCGCGTTAGCTAG
- a CDS encoding DUF11 domain-containing protein, whose product MKLSTKLKIVALSLVAAFGAGLVYYANAETIDNTRDCDKYAVVYCGTMSVQEMRERYFNKGVSTIYGAFGISYEMLSGNYANGAVYRNGEVRLDNGTVVATNARTAIRNISGGTPISGTNAKVVPASRMGSAQQAFIRLDEQGRFKFAIMTPCGNPVVATNVVVPPKPKPQPVATCKALDQPVINRQTNTVALKAHATVENGATVKSYTFSITDASGKEVFSRSNTTSALTSETSATIKEAGTYTARVKVTTSLGDRTSNDCVKQFTIQPETPKANPGIKIEKKVDGIKHKTVQVGNEFPYQVTVTNTGNVDLKNAVVTDNAPQGVTFLKASEGTLQNNTWKATIAELKQGASKTFTITATIKEQVTGKVVNTACVDTPEIPGDKDGCDNATVDVPEKVEACNVQTGVIEKVEKGKENTPPYTTDLSKCEKIKVCDVTTKTIREVTKKEAEDTKRFVGIDSEECNPKPTTPTPPTPTALPRTGMTDMVLGGLGLGALVTSALAYVASRRQL is encoded by the coding sequence ATGAAATTAAGTACAAAGCTTAAGATCGTGGCGCTGTCGCTGGTCGCTGCTTTCGGAGCAGGACTAGTCTACTACGCCAACGCAGAAACAATTGACAATACCCGCGACTGTGACAAGTACGCCGTGGTGTATTGTGGTACCATGTCGGTACAAGAGATGCGCGAACGATATTTCAACAAAGGCGTATCAACAATTTATGGCGCGTTCGGTATTTCCTACGAGATGCTGAGCGGCAACTACGCTAATGGCGCAGTCTACCGTAACGGCGAGGTTCGCCTCGATAACGGCACCGTTGTCGCCACTAACGCTCGGACAGCCATCCGCAACATCAGCGGCGGCACACCGATCTCAGGCACCAACGCTAAGGTCGTCCCAGCCAGCCGCATGGGTAGCGCACAGCAGGCATTTATCCGACTTGATGAGCAGGGCCGCTTTAAGTTCGCCATCATGACACCGTGCGGTAACCCAGTTGTCGCCACCAACGTTGTTGTGCCACCAAAACCGAAACCACAGCCAGTGGCTACTTGTAAAGCACTTGACCAGCCAGTCATTAATCGTCAGACTAACACGGTCGCCCTGAAGGCTCACGCAACAGTCGAGAATGGCGCAACTGTCAAGTCATACACCTTTAGCATCACCGATGCTTCAGGCAAGGAAGTCTTCTCACGCAGTAACACTACTTCAGCGCTGACCAGCGAGACTAGCGCCACCATCAAGGAAGCGGGCACTTACACCGCTCGCGTCAAGGTCACAACCAGCCTTGGTGATCGCACCAGCAACGACTGTGTCAAGCAGTTCACCATCCAGCCAGAAACGCCAAAGGCTAACCCTGGCATCAAAATCGAGAAAAAGGTTGATGGCATCAAGCACAAGACCGTCCAAGTCGGCAACGAATTCCCATACCAGGTAACCGTCACTAACACCGGTAACGTTGACCTAAAGAACGCTGTTGTCACCGACAATGCGCCACAAGGTGTTACCTTCCTGAAAGCATCTGAGGGCACACTCCAGAACAATACCTGGAAAGCAACAATTGCTGAACTCAAGCAGGGCGCATCAAAGACCTTTACCATCACGGCAACCATCAAAGAACAAGTTACTGGCAAGGTCGTCAACACCGCCTGCGTTGATACCCCAGAGATTCCTGGCGACAAAGACGGCTGTGACAACGCAACCGTCGATGTACCAGAAAAAGTCGAGGCCTGCAACGTTCAAACTGGCGTCATCGAAAAAGTCGAAAAGGGCAAAGAGAACACGCCACCATACACCACTGATCTGAGCAAGTGTGAAAAGATCAAGGTCTGTGACGTCACTACCAAGACAATCCGCGAAGTTACCAAGAAAGAAGCTGAAGACACTAAGCGGTTCGTCGGTATCGACAGCGAAGAGTGTAATCCAAAGCCAACCACCCCAACTCCACCAACACCAACCGCACTGCCACGAACTGGTATGACCGACATGGTACTCGGTGGTCTGGGCCTCGGTGCACTGGTTACCTCAGCTCTAGCATACGTCGCTAGCCGACGCCAACTATAA
- a CDS encoding glycosyltransferase family 4 protein, producing the protein MRILMLGWELPPHNCGGLGVACYQMSKALAAHGIAIDFVVPYTAEHPNITHMNIHAASPLPPGYHDLGAYDHGVTPDTEDSDEHGLEPMRRLQRRYGTFVRQFAQSRPPDAIHAHDWLTMEAGVIAKEVSGAPLIVHVHATEFDRSGEHSGNPLVHEIEQQGLMMADRIIAVSRITKDMIVKNYHIPPDKIEVVYNAIDLADLPPHEYDTTTYKYLEDLKTDGYTIVGALTRLTVQKGLTYFVRAAARALERYDKIAFLLSGDGEQRDELVALAARLGVSDRVIFTGFVRGKQWRDAYYLIDIFIMSSVSEPFGLTALEAAHHDTALLISKQSGVGEVLHNIMRFDYWDVDKLADEIVNIARSPGLQSALKRNVKDEYTRLSWRDAAERCVALYQASAERRWA; encoded by the coding sequence ATGAGAATTTTGATGCTAGGGTGGGAGCTTCCTCCGCACAATTGTGGCGGCCTCGGTGTGGCGTGTTACCAGATGTCAAAGGCGCTGGCAGCGCATGGTATTGCTATTGATTTTGTTGTGCCCTACACGGCCGAGCATCCGAATATTACCCATATGAACATTCATGCGGCCTCGCCGCTGCCGCCGGGCTATCATGACCTTGGGGCGTACGATCATGGTGTCACGCCAGATACTGAGGATAGCGATGAGCACGGACTTGAACCGATGCGCCGACTGCAGCGTCGCTATGGTACGTTTGTCAGGCAGTTTGCTCAGTCACGTCCACCAGATGCCATCCACGCTCATGACTGGTTGACGATGGAGGCTGGCGTGATCGCTAAGGAAGTGTCGGGTGCACCGCTGATTGTTCACGTGCATGCCACTGAGTTTGACCGCTCGGGCGAACATTCGGGTAATCCGTTGGTGCATGAGATTGAACAGCAGGGTCTGATGATGGCGGATCGAATTATTGCGGTTAGCCGTATTACCAAGGATATGATTGTCAAGAATTATCACATTCCACCGGATAAAATTGAGGTAGTATATAATGCGATTGACCTGGCTGATCTGCCACCGCATGAGTATGATACGACAACATACAAATACCTCGAGGATCTCAAGACTGATGGCTATACCATCGTCGGTGCGTTGACACGGCTGACGGTACAGAAAGGGCTGACCTACTTTGTGCGGGCGGCAGCTAGAGCGTTAGAGCGCTACGACAAGATCGCCTTTTTGCTATCGGGCGACGGCGAGCAGCGGGATGAATTGGTGGCCTTAGCCGCGCGACTGGGTGTGAGCGACCGGGTGATTTTCACTGGTTTTGTTCGTGGTAAGCAGTGGCGCGATGCCTACTATTTGATTGATATATTTATCATGAGTTCGGTATCAGAGCCGTTTGGGCTGACGGCGCTGGAGGCGGCGCATCATGATACGGCGCTGCTCATCAGTAAGCAGTCGGGTGTTGGCGAGGTACTTCATAACATCATGCGGTTTGACTACTGGGATGTTGATAAGCTGGCGGATGAGATCGTCAATATTGCGCGCTCGCCGGGCCTTCAGTCGGCACTAAAGCGTAATGTCAAGGATGAATATACTCGGCTGTCGTGGCGGGATGCTGCGGAACGGTGTGTCGCGCTGTATCAAGCGTCGGCCGAAAGGAGGTGGGCATGA
- a CDS encoding glycoside hydrolase family 57 protein, with protein MSRGITLYLHVHQPWRVRRYNIFDVAARHDYFETNDPAQNNELIFHKVAEKSYLRMNALLEELLRRHHDFKLSLSISGVFLEQAECFNPAVIESFKRLVATGKVELVSSPYHHSLAFFYSRSEFEEQIRRHRQKLRQLFGVETTVLANTELAYNDDLAKWAENAGFSGVLAEGWDEVLDWRSPNYVYRPVGTDRIGLLLKNYRLSDDIAFRFSNRSWAGWPLTAEKYRTWLMEATAEAPLVNLFMDYETFGEHQWSDSGIFSFFDQFVASWLGVSGNTFYTVSEALAAHQPVGEISMPETVTWADSERDLTAWNGNDLQKEALRYLYELEADVLRSGDEQLIADWRRLQSSDHFYYMCTKWFTDGDVHAYFSPYDSPYEAFLYYVNAIRDVRWRLSAHRYERF; from the coding sequence ATGAGCCGAGGCATCACCCTCTATCTCCACGTGCATCAGCCGTGGCGGGTGCGACGATACAATATTTTTGACGTGGCGGCGCGGCACGATTATTTCGAGACCAATGATCCAGCCCAAAACAACGAGTTAATTTTTCACAAAGTTGCCGAGAAGTCATATCTGCGGATGAATGCCCTGCTAGAAGAACTGCTCAGGCGGCATCATGATTTCAAGCTGTCGCTGAGCATCAGCGGTGTATTCCTTGAACAAGCGGAGTGCTTTAACCCAGCGGTGATTGAGAGCTTTAAGCGACTGGTTGCCACTGGCAAGGTCGAATTGGTATCAAGCCCATATCATCACAGCCTGGCGTTCTTTTATTCGCGCTCAGAGTTCGAGGAGCAGATCCGCCGCCACCGCCAGAAGCTGCGCCAGCTGTTTGGCGTCGAGACCACGGTGCTCGCAAATACCGAACTGGCGTATAACGATGACCTCGCCAAGTGGGCGGAGAACGCTGGCTTTAGTGGCGTGCTGGCCGAGGGTTGGGATGAGGTGCTGGATTGGCGCAGTCCGAATTATGTGTATCGGCCGGTTGGCACGGATAGGATTGGGCTGCTGCTCAAGAATTATCGCCTGAGTGACGATATCGCCTTTCGGTTTAGCAATCGGTCGTGGGCGGGCTGGCCGCTGACGGCAGAAAAATATCGGACGTGGCTGATGGAGGCGACAGCCGAGGCGCCGCTGGTCAATTTGTTCATGGATTATGAAACCTTTGGCGAGCACCAGTGGTCGGATAGCGGTATTTTTAGCTTTTTTGATCAGTTTGTTGCCTCATGGCTTGGGGTTAGTGGTAATACATTTTATACGGTGTCGGAAGCGCTGGCGGCGCATCAGCCGGTTGGTGAGATCAGCATGCCAGAGACGGTGACCTGGGCGGATAGCGAGCGCGATTTGACAGCGTGGAATGGCAATGATTTACAGAAGGAGGCGCTGCGGTATCTGTACGAGTTGGAGGCCGACGTACTGAGGAGTGGTGATGAGCAGCTGATCGCTGACTGGCGGCGACTGCAGTCGTCTGATCATTTCTACTATATGTGCACCAAGTGGTTTACTGACGGCGACGTCCATGCTTATTTCAGCCCGTATGACTCGCCGTACGAGGCCTTCCTCTATTATGTTAACGCAATTCGCGATGTGCGCTGGCGGCTGAGCGCGCATCGGTACGAGAGGTTTTGA